Proteins encoded in a region of the Triticum dicoccoides isolate Atlit2015 ecotype Zavitan chromosome 3A, WEW_v2.0, whole genome shotgun sequence genome:
- the LOC119271427 gene encoding uncharacterized protein LOC119271427 has product MLEFSQQEPRRGEAMPVLCKIYQKRRAGRSASKTISSGSSSMSGSKRKAAAANERSVEGSSARVRRCLQFGLPPAAPNPPALVATSEIQEAYLLSAQRPQAEHEPEEPQEPPVRIAHTATPLIPSFSMAADHALTLDRTAFLRPAQDWPMPGNSDLSDTSTVLLGNYGFVSPATSELSCYNATTPLRDNTGAWAFQPSALTSSYDTTFLLPGQDWATPESSQVSEASTLDSYGCFSPDHATSRPTTQPISNGTGYCWSFPQHSELSAIFDA; this is encoded by the coding sequence ATGCTCGAGTTCAGCCAACAAGAACCCCGCCGCGGCGAGGCCATGCCCGTCCTCTGCAAAATCTACCAGAAGCGTCGTGCCGGCCGGTCCGCCTCGAAGACGATTTCGTCTGGGTCGTCGTCGATGTCGGGATCCAAGAGGAAGGCGGCGGCCGCGAACGAGCGCTCCGTCGAGGGTTCCTCGGCCCGCGTGAGGCGATGCCTGCAGTTCGGTCTGCCTCCTGCCGCACCAAATCCGCCCGCACTTGTTGCTACATCGGAGATTCAAGAAGCATACTTGCTTTCAGCCCAGCGGCCGCAGGCAGAGCACGAACCAGAGGAGCCTCAAGAACCACCGGTACGCATAGCACACACAGCCACACCGCTGATTCCCAGCTTCTCCATGGCCGCCGACCACGCCCTGACCTTGGACCGCACCGCCTTCCTCCGCCCCGCCCAAGATTGGCCCATGCCAGGGAATTCGGACCTGAGCGACACGTCGACGGTACTACTGGGAAATTATGGCTTCGTCTCACCAGCCACCTCCGAGCTGAGCTGCTACAATGCCACGACACCCTTGAGAGATAACACCGGCGCTTGGGCCTTCCAGCCGTCCGCCCTGACCTCCTCCTATGACACCACCTTCCTCCTCCCTGGCCAAGATTGGGCCACACCAGAGTCGTCACAAGTCAGTGAGGCATCGACGCTGGACAGCTACGGCTGCTTCTCGCCCGACCACGCCACATCCAGGCCCACCACACAGCCGATCAGCAATGGCACCGGCTATTGTTGGTCTTTCCCGCAGCACAGCGAGCTATCAGCGATTTTTGACGCCTGA